Proteins found in one Solitalea lacus genomic segment:
- a CDS encoding NYN domain-containing protein, with translation MTEDKLAVLIDADNVPYSTVKEMLEEIAKNGTPTIKRIYADWTKPTVAGWKNVLLENAITPIQQYSYTTGKNSSDSAMIIDAMDILYSGKVNGFCIVSSDSDFTRLATRLREAGMTVIGFGEKKTPQPFISACDKFIYIEILKTASTETASITKVTTKTKKEEPISKVDAETIRIITESVNDLADETGWAFLGSLGNYILKKKPDFDPRNYGFPKLLPLIKDINKFDIDERDSGLNNIRHIYLKQR, from the coding sequence ATGACAGAAGATAAATTAGCAGTATTAATTGATGCAGACAACGTTCCTTATTCAACTGTAAAAGAAATGCTTGAAGAAATTGCTAAAAATGGAACTCCAACAATCAAGCGAATTTATGCTGATTGGACCAAGCCGACTGTTGCTGGCTGGAAAAATGTTCTTCTGGAAAATGCTATCACTCCTATTCAACAATACAGCTATACAACAGGAAAGAATTCTAGTGACAGTGCAATGATAATTGATGCTATGGACATTCTTTATTCTGGGAAAGTAAATGGTTTTTGTATTGTTTCAAGTGATAGTGATTTTACTAGATTAGCTACAAGACTTAGAGAAGCAGGAATGACAGTAATTGGTTTTGGAGAAAAGAAGACACCACAGCCTTTCATTTCTGCTTGCGATAAATTTATCTACATAGAAATCCTAAAGACAGCAAGTACAGAAACAGCAAGTATTACTAAGGTGACTACAAAAACCAAAAAGGAAGAGCCAATTAGTAAAGTAGATGCCGAAACGATTAGAATTATAACAGAAAGTGTCAATGATTTGGCGGACGAAACAGGTTGGGCATTTTTGGGAAGTTTAGGAAACTACATTCTTAAAAAGAAACCTGACTTCGATCCAAGAAATTATGGATTTCCAAAATTACTGCCTTTAATAAAAGATATCAATAAGTTTGACATTGATGAAAGAGATTCTGGATTAAATAATATTAGACACATATACTTAAAACAAAGATAA
- a CDS encoding DUF6624 domain-containing protein has translation MLTAKIIAKIGLPTQEEYGEEEAMAAYLITWHADMEYRERYLPLFEAEAMKKTIPMMYYVTLKDRVLIANGEKQLYGTKSFYDTSTQKQKLFPIHDEEHVNERRKKLGLEPIKIGK, from the coding sequence GTGCTTACTGCCAAAATAATAGCTAAGATAGGATTGCCAACACAAGAAGAATACGGAGAAGAGGAAGCTATGGCTGCATATTTAATAACATGGCATGCTGATATGGAGTACAGAGAAAGATATCTCCCTCTTTTTGAAGCTGAAGCAATGAAAAAGACAATTCCAATGATGTATTACGTGACTTTGAAAGACAGGGTATTAATTGCAAATGGGGAAAAACAATTATATGGAACAAAGTCATTTTATGATACATCCACCCAGAAGCAAAAACTCTTTCCAATCCATGACGAAGAACATGTAAATGAAAGGCGAAAGAAGTTGGGCTTAGAACCTATTAAAATCGGCAAATAA
- the tnpA gene encoding IS66 family insertion sequence element accessory protein TnpA, with product MKKIEQMRLAVQQWKESGLTQQAYCEMIGVKRTTFANWVARCKARTETGFIAITPPTEAVSATLEIIYPNGVRLNASSAPVHLLAELIRLY from the coding sequence ATGAAAAAAATAGAGCAAATGCGCCTAGCCGTGCAGCAATGGAAAGAAAGCGGGTTAACCCAGCAAGCTTATTGTGAAATGATCGGGGTAAAGCGAACTACGTTTGCCAACTGGGTGGCACGATGTAAAGCAAGGACTGAAACAGGTTTTATTGCCATCACTCCCCCAACTGAAGCGGTCTCAGCAACCCTTGAGATCATCTATCCTAATGGCGTACGGCTTAACGCAAGTTCCGCTCCTGTGCATCTCCTTGCTGAACTGATCCGCCTCTACTGA
- the tnpB gene encoding IS66 family insertion sequence element accessory protein TnpB (TnpB, as the term is used for proteins encoded by IS66 family insertion elements, is considered an accessory protein, since TnpC, encoded by a neighboring gene, is a DDE family transposase.): MFSLNSSHRYLLYQGHCDMRKSFDGLCGLVASELKGNATSGDVFVFLNRQRTHIKLLHWEHGGFVLYYKRLEEGTFPASSKGQLSWADLVLMIEGVEVQKSRQLRRYQV; the protein is encoded by the coding sequence ATGTTTAGCCTGAACTCTTCTCATCGGTATTTGCTGTACCAGGGACACTGCGATATGCGCAAATCATTCGACGGCTTGTGTGGCTTGGTTGCTTCGGAGCTCAAGGGGAATGCTACCAGTGGGGACGTCTTCGTCTTTCTAAACCGGCAGCGCACCCATATCAAGCTGCTGCATTGGGAACACGGAGGCTTTGTGTTGTACTATAAGCGCCTGGAAGAGGGGACCTTCCCGGCATCGTCCAAAGGGCAGCTGAGCTGGGCGGATCTGGTGCTGATGATCGAAGGGGTCGAGGTGCAAAAGAGTCGACAGTTACGCCGCTACCAAGTATAA